In the genome of Hymenobacter taeanensis, one region contains:
- a CDS encoding M28 family metallopeptidase produces the protein MRFTTLLPGAALALGLLAGCARTPSTSGVASPTEPPALEAIRETEIRRDLFSLASDSMRGRRAGTPDELRAAIWVAERARAAGLQPAGDDGTYFQLYPLHRITVAPNSRMSLNGQPLALWKDAWVTAPISARLTGPVVWLNSLADTVRRDLRGKIVAMSLLPPTPLPVANISLRGMRYALAAIGQQSAALRARGVAGIILAADAMTEPSLEFVGHRYQDGQYLLPSMPVPPAPIPVLLVRQAMAATLQAPKARFQAELDLNDFEYPSINVVARVPGTDPELRKENVLFSGHHDHDGIGTPVAGDSIWNGADDNATVSVALLAIGRAWKQRPGARSALFVWHGAEERGLLGSRWFVDHPTVPKSSIVAVLNGDMMGRNSPDSAALLGSTAPHRNSEALVNMALKANQNVSKFTLDNSWDDAKHPEGWYFRSDHLPYARAGIPALFFTTLLHPDYHTPRDEASRIDVAKLTRMTRWMYATGWAVSATPQRLTQDPDFKLER, from the coding sequence ATGCGTTTTACTACTCTTCTGCCGGGTGCTGCACTGGCGCTGGGCCTGCTGGCAGGCTGCGCCCGAACACCTTCTACCTCGGGCGTAGCATCCCCCACGGAGCCGCCTGCTCTGGAAGCCATCCGGGAAACGGAAATTCGCCGCGACCTTTTCTCATTGGCCAGCGACAGCATGCGCGGCCGCCGCGCCGGTACCCCCGATGAGCTGCGCGCCGCCATTTGGGTAGCGGAGCGTGCCCGCGCCGCCGGCCTGCAACCCGCCGGCGACGATGGCACTTACTTCCAGCTCTACCCCCTGCACCGCATCACGGTAGCCCCTAACTCCCGGATGAGCTTAAACGGCCAACCCCTCGCGCTCTGGAAAGACGCCTGGGTTACGGCGCCCATCAGCGCCCGCCTCACTGGCCCGGTAGTCTGGCTTAACTCCCTGGCTGATACTGTACGGCGCGATTTGCGCGGCAAGATTGTGGCCATGTCGCTGCTGCCGCCCACGCCGCTGCCGGTTGCCAACATCAGTTTGCGCGGTATGCGCTACGCCCTGGCTGCTATTGGCCAGCAGAGCGCGGCGCTGCGGGCACGCGGGGTGGCGGGCATCATCCTGGCCGCCGATGCTATGACTGAGCCCAGCCTGGAGTTTGTAGGCCACCGCTACCAGGATGGGCAGTACTTGTTGCCCTCCATGCCGGTGCCGCCCGCGCCTATTCCAGTGCTGCTCGTGCGGCAAGCTATGGCTGCTACGCTGCAGGCGCCGAAAGCCCGTTTTCAGGCCGAGCTTGACCTGAATGATTTTGAGTATCCCTCCATCAACGTAGTGGCCCGCGTACCCGGCACCGACCCCGAACTTCGCAAGGAGAACGTGCTGTTCAGCGGCCACCACGACCACGACGGTATCGGGACGCCCGTAGCTGGCGACTCCATCTGGAACGGCGCCGACGACAACGCCACCGTAAGCGTAGCCCTGCTGGCCATTGGCCGGGCCTGGAAGCAACGGCCGGGCGCCCGTTCGGCCCTGTTTGTGTGGCACGGCGCCGAGGAGCGCGGCCTGCTGGGCTCCCGCTGGTTTGTAGACCACCCCACCGTACCAAAATCCTCCATTGTGGCCGTACTCAACGGCGACATGATGGGCCGCAACTCCCCCGATTCGGCGGCGCTGCTGGGCTCTACTGCTCCGCACCGCAACTCAGAGGCCCTGGTTAACATGGCCCTGAAAGCCAACCAGAACGTCAGCAAGTTCACCCTCGATAACTCCTGGGACGACGCCAAGCACCCCGAGGGCTGGTATTTCCGCAGTGACCACCTGCCCTACGCCCGTGCCGGCATCCCGGCGTTGTTCTTCACCACGTTACTGCACCCCGACTACCACACGCCCCGTGACGAGGCCTCGCGCATTGATGTGGCTAAGCTCACCCGCATGACGCGCTGGATGTACGCCACCGGCTGGGCCGTTTCTGCCACGCCCCAGCGCCTGACCCAAGACCCGGATTTCAAGCTGGAGCGGTAA
- the dinB gene encoding DNA polymerase IV, with product MEQEESRKIIHLDMDAFYASVEQRDNPALRGRPVAVGGSRQRGVVAAASYEARQFGVRSAMASSVAKRKCPELIFVKPRFEVYKEVSLQIREIFAEYTPLIEPVSLDEAYLDVTHNLKQLASATQVAQEIRAKILEKTQLTASAGISYNKFLAKLASDYRKPNGQFVIKPAQGLAFVEALMVGQFHGIGHVTAARMNQLGIFTGWDLRQQTETFLRQNFGKAGAYYYAIARARDNRPVVADRVRKSVGSETTFEEDLTTQEELMSGLQPALESVWSYCERTGVLGRTLTVKVKYNDFQLLTRSRTCPAPFTSQAALEQVGREVLSSLWPLPKGIRLLGASLSNLDTMGEDTPGRQLLLPL from the coding sequence GTGGAGCAGGAAGAAAGCCGGAAAATCATTCATCTGGACATGGATGCGTTCTACGCCTCTGTGGAGCAGCGCGATAACCCCGCCCTGCGGGGCCGGCCCGTAGCGGTGGGCGGCTCGCGGCAGCGCGGTGTGGTAGCGGCCGCCAGCTACGAGGCGCGGCAGTTTGGGGTCCGGTCAGCCATGGCCTCTTCAGTGGCGAAGCGCAAGTGCCCTGAGCTGATCTTCGTGAAGCCCCGGTTTGAGGTGTATAAGGAAGTGTCGCTGCAGATTCGGGAGATCTTTGCGGAATACACGCCTCTTATTGAGCCGGTATCATTGGATGAGGCTTACCTCGACGTGACGCACAACCTGAAGCAGCTTGCCTCGGCTACGCAGGTGGCTCAGGAAATCAGGGCCAAAATTCTGGAGAAAACCCAACTCACCGCCTCAGCGGGCATCTCCTACAATAAGTTTCTGGCCAAGCTGGCCTCTGATTACCGCAAGCCCAACGGGCAGTTTGTGATAAAGCCCGCGCAGGGCTTGGCCTTCGTAGAAGCCCTCATGGTAGGCCAGTTCCATGGCATTGGGCACGTAACGGCGGCGCGCATGAATCAGTTGGGCATTTTCACGGGCTGGGACTTGCGCCAGCAAACAGAAACCTTTCTGCGCCAGAACTTTGGCAAGGCCGGCGCCTACTACTACGCCATTGCCCGCGCCCGCGATAACCGCCCCGTAGTAGCCGACCGGGTCCGCAAATCGGTGGGCTCCGAAACCACCTTTGAGGAAGACCTAACTACTCAGGAGGAGTTAATGAGTGGCCTACAGCCGGCGCTGGAGTCAGTGTGGAGCTACTGTGAGCGCACGGGCGTTCTGGGGCGTACACTCACGGTGAAGGTGAAGTACAACGATTTTCAGCTGCTCACGCGCAGCCGCACCTGCCCCGCGCCCTTTACCAGCCAAGCCGCGCTAGAGCAAGTAGGGCGGGAGGTGCTCAGCTCCCTATGGCCCCTGCCTAAGGGCATCCGGCTGCTAGGCGCCTCGCTATCTAACCTTGATACGATGGGAGAAGACACTCCCGGTCGCCAGCTGCTGCTACCCTTATAG
- a CDS encoding ASCH/PUA domain-containing protein — MQSTLATFGPTAAHTHAHTHELKIWPACFAAVEAGDKPFDVRENDRDFCVGDTLVLREYEPESEQYSGRSITRWVSYIIHGGSFGIEAGWCVLGLSERPPLPAGIHDTKLW; from the coding sequence ATGCAGTCTACCCTAGCAACCTTCGGCCCCACGGCCGCCCATACCCATGCGCACACGCATGAACTAAAAATCTGGCCAGCCTGCTTCGCGGCGGTTGAAGCCGGAGACAAACCCTTCGATGTCCGTGAAAACGACCGTGACTTCTGCGTGGGCGACACGCTGGTATTGCGGGAGTACGAGCCGGAAAGCGAGCAGTATAGCGGCCGCAGCATTACGCGCTGGGTCAGCTATATTATTCATGGCGGCTCTTTTGGCATTGAAGCCGGCTGGTGTGTGCTGGGCCTGAGTGAGCGGCCGCCGCTGCCCGCCGGTATTCACGACACCAAGCTCTGGTAG
- a CDS encoding DUF5686 and carboxypeptidase-like regulatory domain-containing protein encodes MKIVYLLLLLLLLVGVRPTWAQRVVFSGRITEAATGKAVPFASVFVPGSGQGTTADENGRYQLPVAAPVDSLAASAIGFGTVRKRVSGLATHTVNFALGAGAVSLGEVVVRPRENPAYVILRRVQEHKPQNNKRNLKAFEFDSYSRTEVALNNLPSQVSRRKLLRQITQVADSMGLPRDERGQPIVPFFASEVLSRFYQNNQPLRKREEIKHTQLHGAAPREGSVTSQILGSSFQDWDFYPNWQQLLGKDFISPIADGWKFTYEYDLLDSVFVGQDFCYKIGVKPRRLQDLAFVGTIWITAETYALRRVDLAVSPKANLNFVEQVRVKQDLTPSPAGAWLPKRTAVVIGIKPTKGSTGILARFTIVNSNFDANHPKPLPFYDRPLETAADAFDDAKDFFEQNRPDSLTQQEQATLMVLDSVRQLPAMRNLLEVADIAVNGYYRAGKIDWGPILTAYSFNNIEGNRFRVGFRTTPEFSRDWLLRPYLAYGTRDGRFKYGLRAQRILERRHWTVLNFEHRHDLDQVALLDNDYALENPLFEASARLGNITSSRPLLRDLTTIALQTDLFRGFTQRVMLRRQSFNPLYPFAYYTQEQRPGAPTDDHFDLSEVVVESRYARDEVLVPNNQNRRTAIGLKKWPVFTVRYTLGVDKLLGSDFHYQKFNVLIDQSIRLGQVGRTDYRLDAGLIPSTVPYPLLKSHLGNQSPFYNAGAFNLMRYFEFVSDRYVAFRFENQFDGFLLNSIPAIKQLNWRLVATGNVLWGGVSDANRRINPTEDPVNGGPLPTFQSLGRTPYAEVGYGIENIFRVARVDFLHRLTYRNSPGARTFGVKVSFQFKL; translated from the coding sequence ATGAAAATCGTTTACCTGCTGCTACTGCTATTGCTGCTGGTAGGCGTAAGGCCCACTTGGGCGCAGCGTGTAGTGTTTAGTGGCCGGATAACGGAGGCAGCCACGGGTAAGGCGGTTCCCTTCGCGTCGGTGTTTGTGCCGGGTTCCGGGCAGGGTACCACCGCCGATGAGAATGGCCGCTATCAGCTCCCGGTGGCGGCACCCGTTGACTCGCTGGCGGCGTCCGCCATTGGTTTTGGCACGGTGCGCAAACGCGTGAGTGGCCTAGCCACCCATACGGTGAACTTTGCGCTGGGGGCGGGGGCGGTTTCGTTGGGTGAAGTGGTAGTGCGGCCCCGGGAGAACCCCGCTTATGTTATTCTGCGCCGGGTGCAGGAGCACAAGCCGCAGAACAATAAGCGCAACCTCAAGGCCTTTGAGTTCGACAGCTACAGCCGCACGGAGGTGGCCCTGAACAACTTGCCCAGTCAGGTAAGCCGCCGCAAGCTGCTGCGCCAGATAACGCAGGTAGCCGATAGCATGGGCCTGCCGCGCGACGAACGAGGCCAGCCAATAGTGCCGTTTTTCGCCTCAGAAGTGCTTTCGCGCTTTTACCAGAACAACCAGCCCCTGCGCAAGCGGGAGGAGATTAAGCATACCCAGCTACACGGGGCAGCCCCTCGGGAAGGCTCCGTGACGTCGCAGATTCTAGGCTCTTCGTTTCAGGATTGGGATTTCTACCCCAACTGGCAACAGCTGTTGGGCAAAGATTTTATCTCGCCCATTGCCGATGGCTGGAAGTTTACCTACGAGTACGACCTGCTGGACTCTGTGTTTGTAGGCCAGGACTTCTGCTATAAGATTGGAGTGAAGCCCCGCCGGCTGCAAGACTTGGCTTTTGTGGGCACCATCTGGATAACGGCCGAAACCTACGCCCTGCGCCGGGTAGACTTGGCCGTTAGTCCCAAGGCGAACCTCAACTTTGTGGAGCAGGTGCGCGTGAAGCAGGACCTCACGCCCTCGCCGGCTGGGGCGTGGCTGCCCAAACGCACGGCGGTAGTTATCGGGATTAAGCCTACTAAGGGCAGCACGGGTATTTTGGCCCGCTTCACCATCGTCAATTCCAATTTCGACGCCAACCATCCGAAGCCGCTTCCTTTCTATGACCGCCCCCTGGAAACGGCGGCCGATGCCTTCGATGACGCCAAGGACTTTTTCGAGCAGAACCGGCCCGATTCTCTAACCCAGCAGGAGCAAGCAACGCTCATGGTGCTGGACTCAGTGCGCCAGCTGCCCGCCATGCGCAACCTGCTGGAGGTAGCCGATATTGCCGTGAATGGGTATTACCGCGCCGGTAAAATTGACTGGGGGCCCATTCTGACGGCGTATAGCTTCAACAACATTGAGGGCAACCGCTTTCGGGTGGGCTTCCGGACCACGCCGGAGTTTAGCCGCGACTGGCTGCTGCGCCCTTACCTGGCCTACGGCACCCGCGACGGGCGCTTTAAGTATGGCCTGCGGGCGCAGCGCATTCTGGAGCGCCGGCACTGGACGGTGCTAAATTTTGAGCATCGCCACGACCTGGACCAGGTGGCTCTGCTTGATAACGACTACGCCCTGGAGAACCCACTGTTTGAGGCTTCGGCCAGGCTGGGCAACATTACCTCCAGCCGCCCCCTCCTCCGCGACCTGACCACCATTGCCCTGCAGACCGACCTATTTAGGGGCTTTACGCAGCGGGTAATGCTGCGGCGGCAAAGCTTCAACCCGCTGTACCCCTTTGCTTACTACACCCAGGAGCAACGGCCCGGCGCCCCCACCGACGACCACTTCGACTTGTCGGAGGTGGTGGTGGAGTCGCGCTACGCCCGCGATGAAGTGCTGGTGCCCAACAACCAAAACCGCCGCACGGCTATTGGCCTGAAGAAGTGGCCCGTGTTTACCGTGCGCTACACGCTGGGCGTAGATAAGCTGCTGGGCAGCGACTTCCACTATCAGAAATTTAACGTCCTTATTGACCAGAGCATACGGCTAGGCCAGGTGGGCCGCACCGATTACCGCCTGGATGCCGGCCTTATTCCGAGCACGGTGCCCTACCCGCTACTGAAGTCGCACTTGGGCAACCAGTCGCCGTTTTATAACGCGGGAGCGTTTAACCTGATGCGCTACTTTGAGTTTGTGAGCGACCGGTACGTTGCCTTCCGGTTTGAAAACCAATTTGATGGCTTCCTGTTAAACTCCATCCCGGCTATCAAGCAGCTCAACTGGCGGCTGGTGGCCACGGGCAATGTGCTGTGGGGTGGCGTAAGCGACGCCAACCGCCGCATCAACCCCACCGAAGACCCCGTGAATGGTGGCCCGCTACCCACATTTCAGTCGTTGGGCCGCACGCCGTACGCCGAGGTGGGCTACGGTATTGAGAACATTTTCAGAGTGGCCCGCGTCGATTTCCTGCATCGGCTCACGTACCGTAACTCACCTGGGGCCCGTACCTTTGGGGTAAAGGTGAGTTTTCAGTTTAAACTCTAA
- a CDS encoding ABC transporter ATP-binding protein, translating into MFFVLKVENLTKSYSSGGRALTVLESVSFELTAGDTFSIVGPSGSGKTTLLGLCAGLDRATSGSVWLNGVQLDTLSEDQRAAVRNQYVGFIFQNFQLLPTLTALENVQVPLELRGEKGSARAAQELLARVGLAGRGHHYPTQLSGGEQQRVSLARAFANRPTILFADEPTGNLDAETSATVVDLLFELNREAGTTLVLVTHDLELAAKTQRVVRIKGGTMISDSGTPVSSAASSSAL; encoded by the coding sequence ATATTTTTCGTGCTTAAAGTCGAAAACCTCACCAAGTCCTACTCCAGTGGCGGCCGGGCCCTGACCGTGCTGGAGTCCGTCAGCTTTGAGCTGACCGCCGGCGACACCTTTTCCATTGTTGGGCCTTCGGGCAGCGGCAAAACCACCTTGCTGGGCCTGTGCGCGGGCCTCGACCGGGCCACGTCGGGCAGCGTGTGGCTCAATGGGGTGCAGCTAGATACTCTCTCCGAAGACCAGCGCGCCGCCGTGCGCAACCAATACGTGGGCTTCATCTTCCAGAACTTCCAGCTCTTACCTACCCTCACGGCTCTTGAAAACGTGCAGGTGCCCCTAGAGCTGCGCGGCGAGAAAGGCTCAGCCCGCGCCGCGCAGGAGTTGCTGGCCCGCGTAGGCCTGGCCGGGCGCGGCCACCACTACCCCACCCAACTCTCGGGCGGCGAGCAGCAGCGCGTGTCCCTGGCCCGGGCCTTTGCCAACAGGCCTACCATCTTGTTTGCCGATGAGCCCACCGGCAACCTCGACGCCGAAACCAGTGCCACAGTAGTAGACCTGCTGTTTGAGTTGAACCGCGAGGCCGGCACTACGCTCGTGCTCGTAACTCACGACCTGGAGCTGGCCGCTAAAACCCAGCGAGTAGTCCGGATCAAGGGCGGCACCATGATTTCTGATTCCGGCACCCCTGTTTCATCTGCGGCCTCTTCCTCTGCCCTATGA
- a CDS encoding sce7726 family protein, whose amino-acid sequence MNDPEIRALLYPLLTEGVYVDELPTGTTRADVVHITPAFMHGYEVKGDGDTLQRVANQLRCYGEVYDFVTFIVTEKHLAKLLPLVPEWVGVLVAAPGQELRVHRAASYNATVERAPLAGLLLLEEVKQYLLALGLSGVSTLRRREVMTFLRTTQLVPLSGLAQYVRERLIARLPERLLHRAERKVERQRIGNRRRRKPTHKAKVKAKAKPKASKRKPTKVA is encoded by the coding sequence ATGAACGACCCCGAAATCCGCGCCCTGCTCTACCCGCTACTCACTGAAGGCGTGTACGTTGATGAGCTGCCCACCGGCACTACCCGCGCCGATGTAGTGCACATCACGCCGGCCTTCATGCACGGCTACGAGGTAAAAGGCGACGGCGACACCCTGCAGCGGGTGGCGAACCAGCTCCGCTGCTATGGCGAGGTGTATGACTTCGTGACGTTCATCGTCACGGAGAAGCACCTGGCTAAGCTACTGCCGCTGGTACCCGAATGGGTGGGCGTGCTGGTGGCCGCACCGGGTCAGGAGCTGCGGGTGCACCGGGCGGCCTCCTACAACGCTACCGTAGAGCGCGCCCCGCTGGCTGGCCTGCTGTTACTGGAAGAAGTAAAGCAATACTTGCTGGCCTTAGGCCTCTCGGGCGTGAGCACGTTGCGGCGGCGTGAGGTCATGACCTTCTTGCGTACTACCCAACTGGTGCCTCTTTCCGGCCTGGCCCAGTACGTACGGGAGCGACTAATAGCGCGCCTACCCGAGCGTCTGCTGCACCGCGCTGAGCGCAAAGTCGAGCGGCAGCGCATCGGGAACCGGCGCCGTCGCAAGCCTACCCACAAGGCCAAGGTGAAGGCAAAGGCAAAACCTAAAGCCTCCAAACGCAAGCCGACAAAAGTGGCCTAG
- a CDS encoding ABC transporter permease — protein MSQLPSAGPGAGWLWRMAWRDSRRSRSRLLLFISAIVLGIAALVGINGFGDNLARTIDEQAQELLGADLVLSAGQPFKPDFQPVIGPAVVSASYEAAFPSLVQFPKGNGVRLAQVRAIQGDFPYYGIWLTEPTAAAQEFRQASRTNQPIALVDDALLVQFAARVGDSIRVGRVVFRIAGRVRKTPGQSEFNAAVAPTVFIPGNYQLTTTGQPDSTSLLARTELIKQGSRVQYRIYYKMQPGIAPERLRDPLMDIPSQENIRAETVVSRKEQTGRAFSDLTRFLNLVAFVALLLGCVGVASAVSLYVREKVASVAVLRCLGASGQQALLIYLLQTALMGLVGAVVGAALGTAIQLALPRLFAGFLPVAVNITISWSAVGQGILTGLLVAVLFALLPLLSIRRVSPLRTLRASYEEDATRPDPLRWVVFGLIVLFILGFAYLQTRDVKQSLGFVGGLVVAFGVLAGVGQGLRLLVRRFFPVSWSYVWRQGLANLYRPNNQTLLLTVSIGLGVFLMATLYLLQGLLLSRVQLSASGKQPNLVLFDIQTEQKAGVGQLLQRRGLPIMQEVPIVTMRLTSINGRTISQMKKDTANGPSTRMLTREYRVTYRDTLNPGSEKLAAGQTPRLGADGIPRISMDEDFARRLKLELNDTLVFNVQGAPLTTILGGTRTIDWSRVQTNFLVVFPKGVLEQAPQFHVLLTRVPNNQALGAVQRDLVAQFPNVSAIDLGLILQTLDDILSKISFVIRFMALFSIATGVVVLISSVVISRYQRVQESVLLRTLGASRRQILRITLVEYALLGLLAAVAGLLLAVGAAWALATWIFEVAFVPQLSPLLVLAASTTALTVLIGLLNSRDVLTRPPLEILRGEAG, from the coding sequence ATGAGCCAGTTACCTTCTGCCGGGCCAGGGGCCGGCTGGTTGTGGCGCATGGCCTGGCGCGACAGCCGCCGCAGCCGGAGCCGGCTGCTGCTGTTTATCTCGGCCATCGTCCTCGGCATTGCGGCCCTGGTGGGCATCAACGGCTTCGGTGATAACCTGGCCCGCACCATTGATGAGCAGGCCCAGGAGCTGCTGGGTGCCGACCTGGTGCTGTCGGCGGGCCAGCCGTTTAAGCCAGATTTTCAGCCCGTTATTGGGCCAGCCGTTGTGAGTGCCAGCTATGAGGCTGCCTTTCCCTCTCTAGTACAGTTCCCGAAGGGCAATGGTGTGCGGTTGGCACAAGTGCGAGCCATTCAGGGTGACTTCCCCTACTATGGTATATGGCTTACTGAGCCCACCGCAGCTGCGCAGGAGTTCCGGCAAGCGTCGCGGACCAACCAGCCTATTGCCCTCGTCGATGATGCCTTGCTCGTGCAGTTTGCGGCCCGCGTCGGCGACTCTATTCGGGTGGGGCGGGTGGTATTCCGCATTGCGGGGCGGGTGCGCAAAACCCCGGGCCAGTCGGAGTTTAATGCGGCAGTGGCTCCCACCGTTTTTATTCCCGGCAACTACCAGCTTACCACTACAGGGCAGCCCGACTCCACCTCGCTGCTTGCACGCACGGAGCTCATTAAGCAAGGCAGCCGGGTTCAGTACCGCATCTATTACAAAATGCAGCCGGGTATAGCCCCGGAGCGGCTGCGCGACCCTTTGATGGACATCCCCAGCCAGGAAAACATTCGGGCCGAAACGGTAGTCAGCCGTAAGGAGCAAACCGGGCGCGCTTTCTCTGACCTTACTCGCTTTCTGAATCTGGTGGCCTTCGTGGCCCTGCTGCTCGGGTGCGTGGGCGTGGCCAGCGCCGTGAGCCTGTATGTGCGCGAGAAGGTGGCCTCAGTGGCGGTGTTGCGGTGCTTAGGAGCCAGCGGCCAGCAAGCCTTACTCATTTACCTGCTGCAAACTGCGCTTATGGGCTTAGTGGGTGCCGTAGTGGGGGCAGCGCTGGGCACAGCCATTCAGCTGGCGCTGCCGCGGCTATTTGCGGGCTTTCTGCCGGTAGCCGTGAACATTACCATCTCCTGGAGCGCCGTAGGCCAGGGCATTTTAACGGGGCTGCTGGTGGCGGTGCTGTTTGCCCTGCTGCCCCTGCTCAGCATCCGGCGCGTGTCGCCGCTGCGCACCTTGCGGGCCTCGTATGAGGAAGACGCCACCCGCCCCGACCCACTCCGCTGGGTGGTATTTGGGCTGATTGTGCTGTTCATTCTGGGGTTTGCGTATCTGCAGACGCGCGACGTGAAGCAGTCATTAGGGTTTGTGGGCGGCCTGGTGGTGGCCTTTGGCGTGCTGGCGGGCGTAGGCCAGGGGCTGCGGCTCCTGGTGCGGCGCTTCTTCCCGGTGTCGTGGAGCTACGTGTGGCGCCAGGGCCTGGCCAACCTGTACCGGCCTAACAACCAGACGCTCCTGCTTACCGTGTCCATTGGGCTGGGGGTATTTCTGATGGCCACGCTCTACCTTCTGCAGGGGCTGTTGCTGAGCCGGGTGCAGCTTTCAGCCAGCGGTAAGCAGCCCAACCTGGTGTTGTTCGATATTCAGACGGAGCAGAAAGCCGGGGTAGGCCAGTTGCTGCAGCGGCGCGGCCTGCCCATCATGCAGGAAGTGCCCATTGTTACGATGCGCCTGACCTCCATCAATGGCCGCACCATCTCCCAGATGAAGAAGGACACGGCCAATGGCCCGTCCACCCGCATGCTCACCCGTGAGTACCGCGTTACCTACCGCGACACGCTCAACCCGGGCTCCGAGAAGCTGGCCGCTGGCCAAACTCCACGGCTCGGGGCCGATGGTATCCCGCGTATTTCCATGGACGAAGATTTTGCCCGCCGGCTCAAGCTTGAGCTCAACGACACCCTGGTGTTCAACGTGCAGGGTGCCCCGCTCACTACCATTCTGGGCGGCACCCGCACCATTGACTGGAGCCGGGTGCAAACCAACTTTCTGGTGGTATTTCCGAAAGGCGTGCTGGAACAGGCCCCACAGTTTCATGTGCTGCTCACCCGCGTGCCCAACAACCAGGCCCTGGGCGCCGTGCAGCGCGACTTGGTGGCGCAATTCCCCAACGTATCGGCCATCGACCTGGGCCTGATTCTGCAAACCCTGGATGATATTCTGAGCAAAATATCCTTTGTGATTCGCTTTATGGCCCTGTTCAGTATTGCCACCGGCGTGGTGGTGCTCATCAGCTCAGTAGTTATCAGCCGCTACCAGCGCGTGCAGGAGAGCGTGCTGTTGCGCACCCTGGGGGCTAGCCGGCGCCAGATTCTGCGCATTACGCTGGTGGAGTATGCCCTGCTAGGCCTGTTGGCGGCCGTGGCCGGACTACTGCTGGCGGTGGGTGCCGCCTGGGCGCTGGCCACCTGGATATTTGAAGTGGCCTTTGTGCCGCAGCTCTCACCCTTGTTGGTATTAGCAGCCTCTACTACGGCGCTTACGGTACTCATCGGCCTGCTCAATAGCCGCGACGTGCTGACTCGACCGCCGCTCGAAATTCTGCGCGGCGAGGCGGGCTAG
- a CDS encoding arylesterase, which translates to MRTVLSLLSGALLCALVSCNSDSQTTTQTTAAATTAAQPPKATSKAAPQTILFFGNSITAGYGVEPEEAFPALIGQKLDSAGLAYTIVNAGLSGETTAGGRNRVGWVLRQPVSVFVLELGGNDGLRGLPLPDTRRNLQAIIDTVRRRSPQAQIVLAGMQIPPNMGPDYATQFKKLYAELAQKNQVKLIPFLLEGVGGVRKLNQRDGIHPTPAGHRLVARNVWAVLQPILQQPATVAP; encoded by the coding sequence ATGAGAACTGTTTTGTCCCTGCTGAGTGGCGCGCTCCTGTGCGCCCTGGTCAGCTGTAATTCCGATTCCCAAACAACTACGCAAACCACTGCGGCGGCCACTACGGCTGCTCAGCCGCCGAAGGCCACGAGCAAAGCTGCCCCGCAAACTATTCTGTTCTTCGGCAACAGCATCACGGCTGGCTACGGGGTAGAGCCTGAGGAAGCTTTTCCGGCACTCATCGGCCAGAAGCTAGACTCAGCGGGACTGGCCTACACCATCGTAAACGCTGGCCTGAGCGGAGAAACTACTGCCGGGGGCCGCAACCGCGTGGGGTGGGTGCTGCGCCAGCCGGTGAGCGTGTTTGTGCTAGAGCTGGGCGGCAACGACGGCCTGCGCGGCCTGCCCCTCCCCGATACGCGCCGCAACCTGCAGGCCATCATCGATACCGTGCGCCGCCGCAGCCCCCAGGCGCAGATTGTGCTGGCCGGCATGCAAATACCACCCAACATGGGCCCCGACTACGCCACGCAGTTCAAGAAGCTCTACGCCGAGCTGGCTCAGAAAAATCAGGTCAAACTCATTCCCTTTCTGCTGGAAGGAGTGGGCGGCGTCCGGAAACTCAACCAGCGCGACGGGATTCATCCTACGCCCGCCGGTCACCGCCTGGTAGCCCGCAACGTGTGGGCTGTGCTACAGCCCATACTGCAACAGCCTGCTACAGTGGCCCCGTAA
- a CDS encoding DUF1810 domain-containing protein produces the protein MALDNTLQRFIAAQESDYATALAEIKNGRKRSHWMWYIFPQIHGLGFSETSKFYAIKNRQEAEAYLHHPVLGPRLVAICQALLSLDSHNATQVLGSPDDIKLKSSMTLFAALHNPDPVFEAVLQKFFNGTKDQKTLQQLGNA, from the coding sequence ATGGCCTTAGATAACACCCTGCAACGATTTATTGCCGCCCAGGAATCGGATTACGCCACGGCCCTGGCCGAAATTAAGAATGGCCGCAAGCGTAGCCACTGGATGTGGTATATTTTTCCGCAAATACACGGGCTGGGCTTTAGCGAAACCTCGAAGTTCTATGCCATTAAGAACAGGCAGGAGGCTGAGGCCTACTTGCACCACCCCGTGCTGGGCCCCCGGCTGGTAGCTATCTGCCAGGCACTATTGTCTCTGGACAGCCACAACGCTACCCAAGTGCTAGGCAGCCCCGATGATATAAAGCTGAAGTCCTCCATGACCTTGTTTGCCGCGCTTCATAACCCCGATCCGGTATTTGAGGCAGTACTGCAGAAGTTCTTCAACGGCACCAAAGACCAGAAAACGCTGCAGCAGCTAGGCAACGCCTAG